In Achromobacter xylosoxidans A8, a single window of DNA contains:
- a CDS encoding c-type cytochrome produces the protein MTPRSLTGALVLGALYTASAAAQGAPDGKQISTQGANGAPACITCHGARGEGNPAAGFPQLAGMGSAYLEEQLEAMANGSRISPVMAATAKALDPAQRKALSQYYASLPSTLDTDKLAATAMHPVKPADTGAWLATRGAWDKNVPACNQCHGPGGIGVGANFPALAGQPAAYIAGQLRAWQQGQRPPGPLGLMPAVATRLSSAEIDAVSAYYAGLPKAADQLAAQANTAAGAQQ, from the coding sequence ATGACCCCAAGGTCCCTGACTGGCGCACTCGTCCTCGGCGCGCTCTACACCGCCTCGGCCGCAGCCCAGGGCGCGCCTGACGGCAAGCAGATCAGCACCCAGGGCGCGAATGGCGCGCCCGCCTGTATTACCTGCCATGGCGCCCGTGGCGAAGGCAATCCGGCCGCCGGTTTTCCGCAGCTGGCCGGCATGGGTAGCGCCTACCTGGAAGAACAGCTCGAAGCCATGGCCAACGGTTCGCGTATCAGCCCCGTCATGGCCGCCACCGCCAAGGCGCTGGACCCGGCGCAGCGCAAGGCCTTGTCGCAGTACTACGCTTCGCTGCCGTCCACGTTGGATACCGACAAGCTCGCCGCCACCGCCATGCATCCGGTCAAGCCGGCCGACACCGGCGCCTGGCTGGCCACCCGCGGCGCCTGGGATAAGAACGTGCCGGCCTGTAATCAGTGCCACGGGCCGGGCGGCATCGGCGTCGGCGCGAATTTCCCCGCGCTTGCGGGCCAGCCCGCCGCCTACATTGCGGGCCAACTGCGCGCCTGGCAACAAGGCCAGCGCCCGCCGGGTCCGCTGGGCCTGATGCCTGCCGTGGCCACCCGCCTCTCCAGTGCCGAGATCGACGCCGTGTCCGCTTACTACGCAGGCCTGCCCAAGGCCGCCGACCAGCTTGCCGCGCAAGCCAACACCGCTGCGGGAGCCCAGCAATGA
- a CDS encoding SDR family oxidoreductase gives MQANEIEHPRVALVTGAGTGIGRAVALEFLAQGYRVVLAGRRREPLEATRTAAGEDGVRALVVPTDVSDEQAVRELFDAAQREYGRLDVLFNNAGRGAPAMPIEELPVAVWREVVDTNLTGMFLCAQAAIRVMKAQNPRGGRIINNGSISAHAPRPFSIAYTATKHAVTGLTKSISLDCRPYNIACGQIDIGNAATDMTERMAAGILQADGSTKVEPRMDVAHVAQAVAAMARLPLEANVQFMTIMATNMPFVGRG, from the coding sequence ATGCAAGCGAACGAGATCGAACACCCGCGCGTAGCGCTGGTCACCGGCGCCGGTACCGGTATAGGCCGCGCGGTGGCGCTGGAATTCCTGGCGCAAGGTTATCGGGTCGTGCTGGCCGGCCGCCGCCGCGAACCGTTGGAAGCGACTCGCACCGCGGCGGGCGAGGATGGCGTGCGGGCGCTGGTGGTGCCCACGGATGTGTCGGACGAGCAGGCCGTGCGCGAGCTCTTCGACGCGGCGCAACGCGAATACGGCCGGCTGGACGTGCTGTTCAACAATGCCGGGCGCGGCGCGCCGGCGATGCCGATCGAGGAGCTGCCCGTCGCTGTCTGGCGCGAGGTGGTCGACACCAACCTGACTGGCATGTTCCTGTGCGCGCAGGCCGCCATCCGCGTGATGAAGGCACAGAATCCTCGCGGCGGGCGCATCATCAACAACGGTTCGATCTCGGCGCACGCGCCGCGTCCGTTCTCCATCGCCTACACCGCCACCAAGCATGCGGTGACCGGGCTGACCAAGTCGATTTCGCTGGATTGCCGGCCCTACAACATCGCTTGCGGCCAGATCGACATCGGCAACGCCGCCACCGATATGACCGAACGCATGGCCGCAGGCATCCTGCAGGCCGATGGCAGCACCAAGGTGGAACCGCGCATGGACGTGGCGCACGTGGCGCAAGCGGTTGCCGCCATGGCGCGCCTGCCGCTGGAAGCCAATGTGCAATTCATGACCATCATGGCGACCAACATGCCCTTCGTGGGCCGGGGCTGA